One window of Agromyces rhizosphaerae genomic DNA carries:
- a CDS encoding sugar phosphate isomerase/epimerase and 4-hydroxyphenylpyruvate domain-containing protein produces the protein MRTSIATVCLSGGLVEKLHACSDAGFDGVEIMDADLIGAMESPEEIRALCARLGLSIDLFQPFRDLEGVADDVFADNLRRAEAKFAVMERLGADTILVCSNAGTATIDDDDVAAAQLGALADAAAKRGIRIAYEALAWGRFVDDYRHAWRIVQLADRPNLGVCLDSFHILSRGHDPAAIEEIDGDKIFFLQLADAPALDMDVLSWSRHHRLFPGEGDFALTDFLAHVLRAGYTGPLSLEVFNDTFRQTDVVRTAGHARRSLTWLADRTAAANGWTDDLLGEPQVARGIDFIEIAGADLTAVDETLERLGFAFGGRHRSKRVRLWTAGEARIILDEQVRDETPRLTGIGLMVDDADAAVDRAVALGAPAAFRRTYAGEQELRGVASPDGTVVYWSDRPADTSWITEFEGGSPGSGACESGVVDHANVGYRWQDFDEAVLFASSVLSLTTQSSADVPGPQGLVLSQVMRTEDGVVRLPMNLAPPTAPVPDRHVAVRCDDVVAAARAARAAGLDFLRIPENYYDDLAAQFDLDPDLLAELRELDLLYDRDGSGGEFIHFYTPTIGGVFFELVERRGGYDGYGAASAPVRLAMQRRASASA, from the coding sequence ATGCGCACATCGATCGCCACCGTCTGCCTGTCGGGCGGGCTGGTCGAGAAGCTCCATGCCTGCAGCGACGCCGGCTTCGACGGAGTGGAGATCATGGACGCCGACCTCATCGGCGCCATGGAGTCCCCCGAGGAGATCCGGGCACTCTGCGCGAGGCTCGGGCTCTCGATCGACCTGTTCCAGCCGTTCCGCGACCTCGAGGGCGTCGCCGACGACGTCTTCGCCGACAACCTCCGCCGCGCCGAGGCGAAGTTCGCCGTGATGGAACGGCTCGGCGCCGACACCATCCTCGTCTGCAGCAACGCGGGCACCGCCACGATCGACGACGACGACGTCGCCGCCGCGCAGCTGGGCGCCCTGGCCGACGCGGCCGCGAAGCGCGGCATCCGCATCGCCTACGAGGCGCTCGCCTGGGGCCGGTTCGTCGACGACTACCGGCACGCCTGGCGCATCGTGCAGCTGGCAGACCGGCCGAACCTCGGCGTGTGCCTCGACAGCTTCCACATCCTCTCCCGCGGGCACGACCCCGCGGCGATCGAGGAGATCGACGGCGACAAGATCTTCTTCCTCCAGCTCGCCGACGCGCCCGCGCTCGACATGGACGTGCTCTCCTGGAGCCGCCACCACCGCCTCTTCCCCGGCGAGGGCGACTTCGCGCTGACCGACTTCCTCGCGCACGTGCTGCGCGCCGGGTACACCGGCCCGCTCTCGCTCGAGGTGTTCAACGACACCTTCCGCCAGACCGACGTCGTGCGCACCGCCGGGCACGCCCGCCGGTCGCTCACCTGGCTGGCCGACCGCACCGCCGCCGCCAACGGCTGGACCGACGACCTGCTCGGCGAGCCGCAGGTGGCACGCGGCATCGACTTCATCGAGATCGCGGGCGCGGACCTCACGGCCGTGGACGAGACGCTCGAGCGGCTCGGCTTCGCGTTCGGCGGCCGGCACCGCAGCAAGCGGGTGCGCCTCTGGACCGCGGGCGAGGCGCGCATCATCCTCGACGAGCAGGTGCGCGACGAGACCCCGCGGCTCACCGGCATCGGGCTGATGGTCGACGACGCGGACGCCGCGGTGGACCGCGCGGTCGCCCTCGGCGCGCCCGCGGCGTTCCGGCGCACCTATGCCGGCGAGCAGGAACTGCGGGGCGTCGCCTCACCCGACGGCACGGTCGTGTACTGGAGCGACCGCCCCGCCGACACCTCGTGGATCACCGAGTTCGAGGGCGGCTCGCCCGGCTCGGGCGCGTGCGAGAGCGGCGTGGTCGACCACGCCAACGTCGGCTACCGCTGGCAGGACTTCGACGAGGCCGTGCTCTTCGCGTCGAGCGTGCTCTCGCTCACCACGCAGTCGTCGGCCGACGTACCGGGCCCGCAGGGCCTCGTGCTGAGCCAGGTCATGCGCACCGAGGACGGCGTGGTGCGCCTGCCGATGAACCTCGCGCCGCCGACCGCGCCCGTGCCCGACCGGCACGTGGCCGTGCGCTGCGACGACGTGGTCGCCGCCGCGCGCGCGGCCCGCGCCGCGGGGCTCGACTTCCTGCGCATCCCCGAGAACTACTACGACGACCTCGCCGCGCAGTTCGACCTCGACCCCGACCTGCTCGCCGAGTTGCGCGAGCTCGACCTGCTCTACGACCGCGACGGGTCGGGCGGCGAGTTCATCCACTTCTACACGCCGACCATCGGCGGCGTGTTCTTCGAGCTCGTCGAGCGTCGCGGCGGCTACGACGGCTACGGCGCCGCGAGCGCCCCCGTGCGCCTCGCGATGCAGCGCCGCGCGAGCGCCTCCGCCTGA
- a CDS encoding beta-galactosidase, which produces MTIWYGGDYNPEQWPREVWNEDVALMQRGGISLATVGVFSWARLEPRPGEYDFGWLDDVLDTLHAGGVRVDLATATASPPPWLAKLHPETLPVTEQGVRLAVGSRQQYCPSSPVYRSYAKRLVEQLVQRYAGHPALELWHVNNEYGCHVSRCYCEASADAFRAWLEARYGTVEELNRAWGTAFWSQRYDAFDEVSPPSAAPSFRNPTQLLDFDRFSSDELMACYSAEVEVIRAASELPITTNFMGFFKPVDYWKWAPLVDIVSDDAYPDPVDPVSPAYGAMERDLMRSLGGGKPWILMEQAPSAVNWRPRNAPKAPGQMRAWSYQCVGRGADGILFFQWRQSAAGSEKFHSGMVPHGGTDTRVWREIAQLGGELRDLSGPERGVEGGRVPAAVAIALDWDSWWAIEQPASPTTVSYRHVLFAWHRAFTSLGHTVDFVRADADLSGYRLVVAPAHFVATDAQVDGLAAYAAGGGTLVAGFGTAITDEHLHVRLGGYLGQPLRDALGVWIEEFAPPAGPDLEATGGGAVPTVGLSGEVLGADATGSTWAEVVRVTDAEVRATFTDGALAGSPAITRRATGEGAAWYVATLPDPESLRALAEALASDAGVEAPEPAATGDEVETVRRGDVTFVINHGASVARVLLSGTDLLTGSAAEGLVLAPNDVAIVRP; this is translated from the coding sequence GTGACCATCTGGTACGGCGGGGACTACAACCCCGAGCAGTGGCCGCGCGAGGTCTGGAACGAGGACGTGGCGCTCATGCAGCGCGGCGGCATCAGCCTCGCGACCGTGGGCGTGTTCTCCTGGGCGCGGCTCGAGCCCCGACCGGGGGAGTACGACTTCGGCTGGCTCGACGACGTGCTCGACACACTGCACGCGGGCGGCGTGCGGGTCGACCTCGCCACGGCCACCGCATCGCCACCGCCGTGGCTGGCGAAGCTGCATCCGGAGACCCTGCCCGTCACCGAGCAGGGCGTGCGACTCGCGGTCGGCAGCCGGCAGCAGTACTGCCCGAGCTCGCCGGTGTACCGGTCGTACGCGAAGCGCCTCGTCGAGCAGCTGGTCCAGCGCTACGCGGGGCATCCGGCACTCGAGCTCTGGCACGTCAACAACGAGTACGGATGCCACGTGAGCCGCTGCTACTGCGAGGCGTCGGCCGACGCCTTCCGGGCCTGGCTCGAGGCGAGGTACGGCACGGTCGAGGAGCTGAACCGGGCGTGGGGCACCGCGTTCTGGTCGCAGCGGTACGACGCGTTCGACGAGGTGTCACCGCCGTCGGCGGCGCCGAGCTTCCGCAACCCGACGCAGCTGCTCGACTTCGACCGGTTCTCGAGCGACGAGCTCATGGCGTGCTACTCGGCCGAGGTCGAGGTGATCCGGGCGGCGTCGGAGCTGCCCATCACGACGAACTTCATGGGGTTCTTCAAGCCGGTCGACTACTGGAAGTGGGCGCCGCTCGTCGATATCGTCTCGGACGACGCCTACCCCGACCCGGTCGACCCGGTCTCGCCGGCGTACGGCGCGATGGAGCGCGACCTCATGCGCTCGCTCGGCGGCGGGAAGCCGTGGATCCTCATGGAGCAGGCGCCGAGCGCCGTGAACTGGCGGCCGCGCAACGCGCCCAAGGCGCCCGGGCAGATGCGCGCCTGGTCGTACCAGTGCGTGGGGCGCGGTGCCGACGGCATCCTGTTCTTCCAGTGGCGGCAGTCGGCCGCCGGCTCGGAGAAGTTCCACTCGGGCATGGTGCCGCACGGCGGCACCGACACCCGGGTGTGGCGCGAGATCGCGCAGCTCGGAGGCGAACTGCGCGATCTGTCCGGCCCCGAACGGGGAGTCGAGGGCGGTCGGGTGCCTGCGGCGGTGGCGATCGCCCTCGACTGGGACAGCTGGTGGGCGATCGAGCAGCCCGCCTCGCCGACCACGGTGTCGTACCGTCACGTCCTCTTCGCCTGGCACCGGGCATTCACGTCGCTCGGCCACACGGTCGACTTCGTGCGCGCCGACGCCGACCTGTCGGGCTACCGGCTCGTGGTCGCGCCCGCGCACTTCGTGGCGACCGACGCCCAGGTGGACGGGCTCGCCGCGTACGCGGCCGGCGGCGGCACGCTCGTCGCGGGTTTCGGCACGGCGATCACCGACGAGCACCTGCACGTGCGGCTCGGCGGCTACCTCGGGCAGCCGCTGCGTGACGCGCTCGGCGTCTGGATCGAGGAGTTCGCGCCGCCCGCGGGGCCGGACCTCGAGGCGACCGGCGGGGGAGCGGTGCCGACGGTCGGGCTGTCGGGCGAGGTGCTCGGGGCGGATGCCACGGGCTCGACCTGGGCCGAGGTCGTGCGCGTCACCGACGCCGAGGTGCGCGCGACGTTCACCGACGGCGCGCTCGCCGGATCGCCCGCGATCACGCGGCGGGCGACGGGGGAGGGCGCGGCGTGGTACGTGGCGACCCTGCCCGACCCCGAGTCGCTGCGCGCACTCGCCGAGGCCCTCGCGTCGGACGCCGGCGTCGAGGCGCCCGAGCCCGCCGCGACCGGCGACGAGGTCGAGACCGTGCGGCGCGGCGACGTGACGTTCGTGATCAACCACGGGGCATCCGTCGCCCGCGTGCTGCTCAGCGGGACCGACCTGCTCACCGGCTCCGCCGCCGAGGGCCTCGTGCTCGCCCCGAACGACGTGGCGATCGTCCGCCCCTGA
- a CDS encoding carbohydrate ABC transporter permease has protein sequence MTDMETRAAVTVGAEGAPPRSRKSAATHRRFAPERRRNWLITIMLWLLVLYFILPIWWLVVSSTKDNSALFSTFGLWFAPELSLWENLQTLFTIRGGLFGRWILNTVFYAGTAAVGATLLSAMAGYAFAKYRFPGSAALFSITLGAIMIPLTALALPTYLLFSRAGLTDTPWAIIVPSLVSPFGVYLMRVYAADAIPDSMIEAARVDGAGEFRIFWQVGLRLLGPGLVTVFLFSLVATWNNYFLPLIMLNTSELYPLTVGLAQLQSAASAGGGSQALFSTVITGSFVSILPLVIAFLFLQRYWQSGLATGGVKG, from the coding sequence ATGACCGACATGGAGACCCGCGCCGCCGTCACGGTCGGCGCCGAAGGCGCCCCGCCGCGCTCACGCAAGTCCGCCGCGACGCACCGCCGGTTCGCCCCGGAGCGCCGCAGGAACTGGCTGATCACGATCATGCTCTGGCTCCTCGTGCTGTACTTCATCCTGCCGATCTGGTGGCTGGTCGTGTCGTCGACCAAGGACAACTCGGCGCTCTTCTCGACGTTCGGCCTCTGGTTCGCCCCCGAGCTGTCGCTCTGGGAGAACCTGCAGACCCTGTTCACCATCCGCGGCGGCCTCTTCGGGCGCTGGATCCTCAACACGGTGTTCTACGCGGGCACCGCCGCCGTCGGTGCGACGCTGCTCTCGGCGATGGCGGGCTACGCGTTCGCGAAGTACCGCTTCCCGGGCAGCGCGGCGCTGTTCAGCATCACGCTCGGCGCGATCATGATCCCGCTGACCGCGCTGGCCCTGCCGACGTACCTGCTGTTCTCGCGCGCCGGCCTCACCGACACCCCGTGGGCGATCATCGTCCCGTCGCTCGTGAGCCCGTTCGGCGTGTACCTCATGCGGGTGTACGCGGCCGACGCGATCCCGGACAGCATGATCGAGGCGGCCCGCGTCGACGGTGCCGGGGAGTTCCGCATCTTCTGGCAGGTGGGCCTCCGGCTCCTCGGCCCGGGGCTCGTGACGGTGTTCCTCTTCTCCCTCGTGGCGACCTGGAACAATTACTTCCTGCCGCTGATCATGCTGAACACCTCGGAGCTGTATCCGCTGACCGTGGGCCTCGCGCAGCTGCAATCGGCCGCGTCAGCTGGCGGCGGCTCGCAGGCGCTGTTCTCGACGGTGATCACGGGGTCGTTCGTGTCGATCCTGCCGCTCGTGATCGCGTTCCTGTTCCTGCAGCGGTACTGGCAGTCGGGCCTCGCCACCGGCGGGGTGAAGGGATGA
- a CDS encoding carbohydrate ABC transporter permease, with protein MSTAPALDDERPSAAAPRKKRRTSANQRKLNRAAYLFILPFFVIFTTMLVIPLVYAGYLSLFESKLIGGETFAWFANYARAVQDPDFLAGLGRMALFLVIQVPIMLGLSLFLALALDSGRARGSRSVRLLVFMPYAVPAVVATLMWGYLYGPDFGPIAQIARSVGFGTPDFLSPENILGSMMNIVSWEFIGYNMIIMYAALRSIPSELYEAAEIDGAGQIRTAWSVKIPAIRPAILLTVIFSIIGTFQLFNEPSLLNAIAPDAITNSFTPNYYAYNLAFINQELNYAAAIAFLLGIVIAITSYVVQLNEQRRERKERSGA; from the coding sequence GTGTCCACCGCACCGGCGCTCGATGACGAGCGCCCCTCCGCCGCCGCCCCGAGGAAGAAGCGCCGTACGAGCGCGAACCAGCGCAAGCTGAACCGCGCCGCGTACCTGTTCATCCTCCCGTTCTTCGTCATCTTCACGACGATGCTCGTGATCCCGCTCGTCTACGCGGGGTACCTCAGCCTGTTCGAGAGCAAGCTCATCGGCGGCGAGACGTTCGCGTGGTTCGCGAACTACGCGCGCGCCGTGCAGGACCCCGACTTCCTCGCCGGCCTCGGCCGGATGGCGTTGTTCCTCGTCATCCAGGTGCCGATCATGCTCGGGTTGTCGCTGTTCCTCGCCCTCGCGCTCGACAGCGGCCGTGCACGCGGATCCAGGAGCGTTCGCCTGCTCGTCTTCATGCCGTACGCGGTACCGGCCGTGGTGGCGACGCTCATGTGGGGCTACCTGTACGGGCCCGACTTCGGGCCGATCGCGCAGATCGCCCGCTCCGTCGGGTTCGGCACGCCCGACTTCCTGTCGCCGGAGAACATCCTCGGCTCGATGATGAACATCGTCAGCTGGGAGTTCATCGGCTACAACATGATCATCATGTACGCGGCCCTGCGGTCGATCCCGTCCGAGCTCTACGAGGCGGCCGAGATCGACGGGGCGGGGCAGATCCGCACCGCGTGGAGCGTGAAGATCCCGGCCATCCGCCCGGCGATCCTGCTGACGGTGATCTTCTCGATCATCGGCACGTTCCAGCTGTTCAACGAGCCGAGCCTGCTGAACGCGATCGCGCCCGACGCGATCACGAACTCGTTCACGCCGAACTACTACGCGTACAACCTCGCCTTCATCAACCAGGAGCTGAACTACGCCGCGGCGATCGCGTTCCTGCTCGGCATCGTCATCGCGATCACGTCGTACGTGGTGCAGCTGAACGAGCAACGACGCGAGCGCAAGGAGAGGAGCGGAGCATGA
- a CDS encoding extracellular solute-binding protein, giving the protein MITDEQREEALNTPTELTFWTWVPDIQNEVDLFEEAYPAISVKVENVGQGAEHYQKLRSALEAGQGAPDVAQVEYQYISSFVLTEALLDLVPYGSDEISGDYVEWAWNQVSPGDETWAIPQDVGPMGNLYREDILAEAGIDEAPATWDDYAAAAQSVKDETGSYISNLGATQAGQMIGFMWQAGAKPFGYDGAETVSINVNGPEAKQVADYWTGLIQDDLISVDVDFQDEWYQGLASGKYAGWLTAAWGPIFLQGTAESTSGLWRAAPLPQWSAGEQVSGNWGGSSDAVLATSENPIAAYELAKFINHDEESAFRLATEQFLYPPQLSVLEDPEFSGQQLEFYGGQEVNALFAEISETVDTDFEWLPFMDFVYSTYGETIGTVIAEKGDIAAALDEWQAELVDYAEAQGFTVE; this is encoded by the coding sequence ATGATCACCGACGAGCAGCGCGAAGAGGCGCTCAACACCCCCACCGAGCTCACGTTCTGGACGTGGGTGCCCGACATCCAGAACGAGGTCGACCTCTTCGAGGAGGCCTACCCGGCGATCAGCGTCAAGGTCGAGAACGTCGGCCAGGGTGCGGAGCACTACCAGAAGCTCCGCAGCGCCCTCGAGGCGGGTCAGGGCGCGCCGGACGTCGCACAGGTGGAGTACCAGTACATCTCCTCGTTCGTGCTGACCGAGGCGCTGCTCGACCTCGTGCCGTACGGCTCGGACGAGATCTCGGGCGACTACGTCGAGTGGGCCTGGAACCAGGTCTCGCCCGGCGACGAGACCTGGGCGATCCCGCAGGACGTCGGCCCGATGGGCAACCTCTACCGCGAGGACATCCTCGCCGAGGCGGGCATCGACGAGGCGCCCGCGACCTGGGACGACTACGCCGCTGCGGCCCAGTCGGTCAAGGATGAGACGGGCTCGTACATCTCGAACCTCGGCGCGACCCAGGCCGGGCAGATGATCGGCTTCATGTGGCAGGCGGGCGCGAAGCCCTTCGGCTACGACGGCGCCGAGACGGTCTCGATCAACGTGAACGGACCGGAGGCGAAGCAGGTCGCCGACTACTGGACCGGCCTGATCCAGGACGACCTGATCTCGGTCGACGTCGACTTCCAGGACGAGTGGTACCAGGGCCTCGCGAGCGGCAAGTACGCCGGCTGGCTCACCGCCGCCTGGGGGCCGATCTTCCTCCAGGGCACGGCCGAGTCGACCTCGGGCCTGTGGCGCGCCGCGCCGCTGCCGCAGTGGTCGGCGGGTGAGCAGGTCTCGGGCAACTGGGGCGGTTCGTCCGACGCGGTGCTCGCGACCAGCGAGAACCCGATCGCGGCCTACGAGCTGGCGAAGTTCATCAACCACGACGAGGAGTCGGCCTTCCGGCTCGCGACGGAGCAGTTCCTGTACCCGCCGCAACTGTCGGTGCTGGAGGACCCGGAGTTCTCGGGCCAGCAGCTCGAGTTCTACGGCGGCCAGGAGGTCAACGCGCTGTTCGCCGAGATCTCGGAGACGGTCGACACCGACTTCGAGTGGCTGCCGTTCATGGACTTCGTCTACTCCACCTACGGCGAGACGATCGGAACGGTGATCGCCGAGAAGGGCGACATCGCCGCCGCCCTCGACGAGTGGCAGGCCGAGCTCGTCGACTACGCCGAGGCGCAGGGCTTCACCGTCGAGTGA
- a CDS encoding beta-galactosidase has translation MTSHQHAHHPTGILFGAAYYAEYHREERTAQDLDLMREAGFTVIRVGESVWSTWEPRDGEFDLDWLQPVLDGAHERGITVILGTPTYAVPPWLQTAYPEIAAERRTGERVPWGARQEVDYSHPAFRFHAERVIRAVVARYADHPAVIGYQVDNEPGMELFHNRGSFARFVRRLKAQYGDVETLNREWGLTYWSHRLSDWSDLWTPDGNSLPQYDLAWRRYQADLTTEFIAWQADIVREYASPEQFVTTCIAYNRPALDDEDLVANLDITAGNPYYAMQDHLDLTKDLEPVTHWTTSGVASMLRQADRLFSSNQSRFFVTETDAQAIGGSAFNLPPYPGQLRQAAFAFIARGAAMIEYWHWHTLPYGTETYWGGVIPHSLQPGRVYEELAGVGHDLGAIGDALDGYEPDADVAILWSNDSNFALEFFPNLALPDGEPDRMSYTRTVEAFHRGVLEAGAQSRILHAGQAHALGAADLAARYPVLIAPAFYVASDADLDLLRDYAAAGGHLVVGIRTGYGDEEARARVEVAPARLAEAAGVHYEEFSNLQADVPVTGAGGLETAADAAGRLWADGLISDGAEAVAQYAHPRFGDFPAVTTHPHGAGRITVVGTVPSPALAADLVRWAVPAPIADGLAAERALPVTVSSGTLPDGRRAWFSFNWSWDETTITLSRDVVDAVTGTAHVAGTELTLEAWSTLTLLDG, from the coding sequence ATGACCTCGCACCAGCACGCCCACCACCCCACCGGCATCCTCTTCGGCGCCGCCTACTACGCCGAGTACCACCGCGAGGAGCGCACCGCGCAGGACCTCGACCTCATGCGCGAGGCCGGCTTCACCGTCATCCGCGTGGGGGAGTCGGTGTGGTCGACCTGGGAGCCGCGCGACGGCGAGTTCGACCTCGACTGGCTGCAGCCGGTGCTCGACGGGGCGCACGAGCGCGGCATCACGGTCATCCTCGGCACGCCGACCTACGCGGTGCCGCCGTGGCTGCAGACCGCGTACCCGGAGATCGCCGCCGAGCGGCGCACGGGCGAGCGGGTGCCGTGGGGCGCGCGGCAGGAGGTCGACTACTCGCACCCGGCGTTCCGGTTCCACGCCGAGCGCGTGATCCGCGCGGTCGTCGCCCGCTACGCCGACCACCCGGCGGTCATCGGCTACCAGGTCGACAACGAGCCCGGCATGGAGCTGTTCCACAACCGCGGCAGCTTCGCGCGCTTCGTCCGCCGCCTGAAGGCGCAGTACGGCGACGTCGAGACGCTGAACCGGGAGTGGGGCCTCACCTACTGGTCGCACCGGCTCTCCGACTGGTCGGACCTGTGGACCCCCGACGGCAACTCACTGCCGCAGTACGACCTCGCCTGGCGCCGGTACCAGGCCGACCTCACGACCGAGTTCATCGCCTGGCAGGCCGACATCGTGCGCGAGTACGCGAGCCCGGAGCAGTTCGTCACCACCTGCATCGCCTACAACCGGCCCGCGCTCGACGACGAGGACCTCGTCGCGAACCTCGACATCACCGCCGGCAACCCGTACTACGCGATGCAGGACCACCTCGACCTCACGAAGGACCTCGAGCCGGTCACGCACTGGACCACCTCGGGCGTCGCGTCGATGCTCCGCCAGGCAGACCGCCTCTTCTCGTCGAACCAGTCGCGCTTCTTCGTGACGGAGACCGACGCCCAGGCGATCGGCGGCTCGGCGTTCAACCTCCCCCCGTACCCCGGCCAGCTCCGCCAGGCCGCCTTCGCGTTCATCGCGCGCGGCGCGGCGATGATCGAGTACTGGCACTGGCACACGCTGCCCTACGGCACCGAGACGTACTGGGGCGGGGTCATCCCGCACAGCCTGCAGCCGGGCCGCGTCTACGAGGAGCTCGCGGGCGTCGGCCACGACCTCGGTGCCATCGGCGACGCGCTCGACGGCTACGAGCCCGATGCCGACGTGGCGATCCTCTGGTCGAACGACAGCAACTTCGCCCTCGAGTTCTTCCCGAACCTCGCCCTGCCCGACGGCGAGCCCGACCGCATGTCGTACACCCGCACGGTCGAAGCGTTCCACCGCGGCGTGCTCGAGGCCGGCGCCCAGTCGCGCATCCTGCACGCGGGCCAGGCCCACGCGCTCGGCGCGGCGGACCTCGCCGCCAGGTACCCGGTGCTCATCGCGCCCGCGTTCTACGTGGCATCCGATGCCGACCTCGACCTGCTGCGCGACTACGCCGCGGCCGGCGGTCACCTCGTCGTCGGCATCCGCACCGGCTACGGCGACGAGGAGGCGCGCGCCCGCGTCGAGGTCGCGCCCGCCCGGCTGGCCGAGGCGGCCGGCGTGCACTACGAGGAGTTCTCGAACCTGCAGGCCGACGTGCCGGTCACGGGTGCCGGTGGCCTCGAGACCGCAGCGGATGCCGCGGGGCGGCTGTGGGCCGACGGGCTCATCTCCGACGGGGCCGAGGCGGTCGCGCAGTACGCGCACCCGCGCTTCGGCGACTTCCCCGCCGTCACGACCCACCCGCACGGCGCCGGTCGCATCACGGTCGTCGGCACCGTGCCGTCACCCGCGCTCGCGGCCGACCTGGTGCGCTGGGCCGTGCCCGCGCCCATCGCCGACGGGCTCGCCGCGGAGCGTGCCCTGCCCGTCACGGTCTCGTCGGGCACGCTGCCCGACGGTCGCCGCGCCTGGTTCTCGTTCAACTGGAGCTGGGACGAGACCACCATCACGCTCTCCCGCGACGTCGTGGATGCCGTCACCGGCACCGCGCACGTCGCGGGCACCGAACTCACCCTCGAGGCATGGTCGACGCTGACCCTGCTCGACGGGTGA
- a CDS encoding LacI family DNA-binding transcriptional regulator: MDTERAAPDAVAAPAAAAPAGGKRATIYDVARLAGVSHQTVSRYLKGYEGIRPATRERVEQALKALDYRMNMTARSLATRKSNRVAALVHDIVQVGPSKTAQGASSGAHDAGYVLDFISLDFRDRAAIDEALELVNRQDLAGVIAMSTTDEMAAAFAATEFRMPAFIVPEDEDDDDLRSNDPQTVHGHGMKLTVDHLVALGHRRFFYIAGPSGWSSARNRAAAYHFALEHHGIASLGEAEGDWSPASGYAAAHRAAVHTDATALLVANDQMALGAMLALEEHGRRVPEDVSVVGFDDIPEARFFRPPLTTVRQDFDLQGHIAFGRLLQLIDGPGAYTEPPNVPDLIVRRSTAPAPR, encoded by the coding sequence ATGGACACGGAGCGTGCCGCGCCCGACGCCGTCGCGGCGCCCGCCGCCGCCGCGCCCGCGGGCGGGAAGCGCGCGACGATCTACGACGTCGCGCGCCTCGCCGGGGTCTCGCACCAGACCGTGAGCCGGTACCTCAAGGGCTACGAGGGCATCCGGCCGGCGACGCGCGAGCGGGTCGAGCAGGCGCTCAAGGCGCTCGACTACCGCATGAACATGACCGCGCGCTCGCTCGCGACGCGGAAGTCGAACCGCGTGGCCGCGCTCGTGCACGACATCGTCCAGGTCGGCCCGAGCAAGACCGCGCAGGGTGCGTCGAGCGGCGCGCACGATGCGGGCTACGTGCTCGACTTCATCTCGCTCGACTTCCGCGACCGCGCCGCGATCGACGAGGCGCTCGAACTCGTGAACCGGCAGGATCTCGCCGGCGTGATCGCGATGTCGACGACCGACGAGATGGCGGCCGCGTTCGCGGCGACCGAGTTCCGGATGCCGGCGTTCATCGTGCCGGAGGACGAGGACGACGACGACCTGCGCTCGAACGACCCGCAGACCGTGCACGGGCACGGCATGAAGCTCACCGTCGACCACCTCGTGGCGCTGGGGCATCGCCGGTTCTTCTACATCGCCGGTCCGTCGGGGTGGTCCTCGGCGCGCAACCGCGCGGCGGCGTACCACTTCGCGCTCGAGCACCACGGCATCGCATCGCTCGGCGAGGCGGAGGGCGACTGGTCGCCCGCCTCGGGCTACGCGGCGGCGCACCGGGCCGCGGTGCACACCGATGCCACGGCGCTGCTCGTGGCGAACGACCAGATGGCGCTCGGCGCGATGCTCGCGCTCGAGGAGCACGGGCGACGGGTGCCCGAGGACGTGAGCGTCGTGGGGTTCGACGACATCCCCGAGGCGCGGTTCTTCCGGCCGCCGCTCACGACCGTGCGGCAGGACTTCGACCTCCAGGGGCACATCGCGTTCGGCCGCCTGCTGCAACTCATCGACGGGCCCGGCGCGTACACCGAGCCGCCGAACGTGCCCGACCTGATCGTGCGTCGGTCGACGGCGCCCGCGCCGCGCTGA
- a CDS encoding nitroreductase/quinone reductase family protein, with product MNDFNQRIIDEFRANGGFVSTAGFGRNLVLVHHVGARSGVERVAPLFAVRSDVGWLIAASKGGAPDHPGWYHNLAAHPETIVEVPGEGEVAVRAVELEGAERDAAWERFTAASDGFATYQARTSRVIPVVELRRR from the coding sequence GTGAACGACTTCAACCAGCGGATCATCGATGAGTTCCGGGCGAACGGCGGGTTCGTGAGCACCGCGGGGTTCGGGCGGAACCTCGTGCTGGTGCACCACGTGGGCGCGAGGTCGGGGGTCGAGCGGGTCGCGCCGCTGTTCGCCGTGCGCAGCGACGTCGGCTGGCTGATCGCCGCGTCGAAGGGCGGGGCGCCCGACCACCCCGGCTGGTACCACAACCTCGCCGCCCACCCCGAGACGATCGTCGAGGTGCCCGGGGAGGGCGAGGTAGCCGTGCGCGCAGTCGAGCTGGAGGGTGCCGAGCGGGATGCCGCGTGGGAGCGATTCACCGCCGCCAGTGACGGATTCGCCACGTACCAGGCCCGCACGAGCAGGGTGATCCCGGTGGTGGAGCTGCGGCGTCGTTGA